A single Epinephelus lanceolatus isolate andai-2023 chromosome 22, ASM4190304v1, whole genome shotgun sequence DNA region contains:
- the cldn15a gene encoding claudin-15a, with translation MDPIVEVVALFLGFIGWVMVGIALPNRYWRTSTVDGNVITTSTIYENLWMSCATDSTGVHNCREFPSLLALSGYIQASRALMISAIVLGTFGLLAALIGIQCSKAGGENYVLKGRIAGTAGVLFILQGLCTMISVSWYAFNITQDFFNPLYPGTKYEIGEGLYIGWCSGVLAIAGGACLTCSCKLGTQEKYPLPYQTRGTVYSGPAPTRSVAASTYGRNAYV, from the exons ATGGATCCAATTGTGGAAGTAGTGGCTCTGTTCCTGGGGTTCATCGGGTGGGTGATGGTGGGGATCGCCCTGCCGAACCGTTACTGGAGAACCTCCACCGTCGACGGAAACGTCATCACCACCTCCACCATCTATGAAAACTTGTGGATGTCCTGTGCGACGGATTCAACCGGGGTGCATAACTGCAGGGAGTTCCCTTCACTGCTTGCTTTGAGTG GTTACATCCAAGCATCTCGTGCCTTGATGATCTCAGCAATAGTGCTGGGCACCTTTGGACTGCTGGCGGCCCTGATAGGAATACAGTGTTCGAAGGCTGGAGGGGAAAACTATGTTCTCAAAGGGAGGATTGCTGGCACTGCTGGAGTGCTTTTCATACTTCAAg GTCTGTGCACGATGATCTCAGTGTCCTGGTACGCCTTCAACATCACCCAGGATTTTTTCAACCCTCTCTATCCTGGGACAAA GTATGAAATTGGAGAAGGACTTTACATCGGCTGGTGCTCCGGCGTGCTCGCCATCGCTGGAGGAGCCTGTCTCACCTGCTCCTGCAAGTTGGGCACACAGGAAAAATA CCCGCTGCCTTATCAAACCAGAGGAACTGTATATTCTGGACCTGCGCCGACCCGAAGCGTGGCTGCTAGCACTTACGGACGAAATGCTTACGTTTGA